gtgtgctttttgTTGATTTCACTGTTTACAACGTCCTCAAGTGCAGTCTAGTGTTCCTCTAAGCACAGGAGGCTATGATGTGCCTTATGGAGAAACTCCTGTATTAGGTAAGCTTCATTTAGGCTGAGTTACAGTGCTGCTGGCCATGTTAATGTAAAGAATCAACTATAAAGATCAAATAAtatgtctttaaacagaaacaaaaaaggttACATAGTGATTATTTGACAAAAATGTCATGACCACAGGCTAGCAGGAACCTGTTTTCCCTAGGAACAATATTTCAGTTTACGCTAATTCAGTGTTCATGACAACTTTATTGACCATAACTATTAAAAATGACGTGAATCAACTGTATGTATCTCCTATTACTACCTAACATTGTATGTTTCCTGCTTAGAAGGCAAACTCAAAAGGAGCAAGGATTTCCTTCTATTGTACTGCCTTATCTCAGGCTTATAACAGTGCGTGGTCCTTTTAGCAACAATctagaaatatttgttgagaagATACTTAGTGCAAGTGAAGaatgggcaatttttttttttaaaacacgtagtttcactcttgttacccaagctggagtgcaatggtgcaatcttggctcactgcaatctccacctcccggattcaagcaattctcctatctcagcctcccgagcagctgggattacaggtgcccaccaccacacctggctaatcatatattcttagtagagacagggtttctctatgttggttaggttggtctcgaacttctgacctcaaatgatctatcagcctcggcctcccaaagtgctgggattatagatgtgagccacctcaccccgCCAGAACGGGCAATTCTTAACGCCCTCTCCTGCCCACCAAAAAAACTCAAGTGGACAGTATAGAAAATGTTCAAGCTCACCAGTGATCATGGAGGAGCCAGGGCTGgctcccccttcctccccaaaTTACGATGTAGCGTTGGTGAAGGCCCGGGGAAGTCAGTCATGCAATCATCACAAAACCTTAAATGTGCACATTCTTTGACCAAGCAGCTCCGCTCCTGGAAAACAAAACTTGGATCCCTGCAAAAACTCGTCAACAGGGGTAACTGCTGCAGCACAATTAACAATGGCAAGACAGTATAAATCACCCTAGAAGCTTAGATTAGTGAAACAATGGTTATACATAGATACAAtagaatttcactttttttttctttgagatggtgtcttgctctgttgtccagactggagtgcagtggcctgatctcagctcactgcaacttccacctcccgggttcaagcaattctcctacctcagcctcctgagtagctgggactacaggtgcccaccaccacgtttggctatatcgtatttttagtagaggcagggtttcatcatgttggccaggctggtctcgaactcctgaacttgtgatccccctgccttggccttccaaagtgctgggattacaggcttgagcccctgcacccagccggatctcacttttatttaaagtctatatgcataaaataggaaaatgtttGTAGTCATTATCACTAAGTATTAAAATGCATGatcaaaaatctttgttttttatatCTTCCCAGTTTTTCCTTGACAATATGCACTACTTTTGtcgggaaaacaaacaaacaaacagaagtttaGGAGTAAATTTGacaaataaattatgaaatgCTGAGTCCCTAGCAGAGAATTTTACCTCAAGGACACTGGCTGCCAGCCTTAAACCTCAGTAAGCAGTGCTGTTAACTCAAATCTCCACGGCAGTGCTGCTGTTTGGGCATCCTACTTTCAATGAAGCCTGAGAAGTGGAACATATATTGATAAACTCAGCACTCAACTGCTACGGTAGCCAATCCACTCAATCTCAGCTCTACAACTGAAGAGCCGTAcagtctccttatctgtaaagtgggatgAAAGTATCTCACTCACAGGAATGTTGAAgtctaaatgaaataacatttacCTCATATATAACAACCAACCAACATATAACAAGCCTTATAAGCATGGGTTATTATTCTCTCCCAAAACAGAACTGTTAGATGGTGTCCCACTCTGGTTACAGAAGTCAATGTCCTGGGAAGAGAGAATTTGTGATAACATGAAACGTTGTACATCATCACAAAAATAGGTAACTTTCTTCTGTTACAGATTTATTTACAGATTTACTGATCACCTAACATTACTAAAGTTCAATAAGGTTTCCTGCCACCCCTCTGTATGGAGATCTAAAGGAGATAAGTGATACAGGGAAAGTTTACATGCCATAGTACTCTACTGGTGTAACAAACAGGTGTAGGCTCTTAATACAAGGCCACACACAGTAAGGAAAACTGTCATACATTCATATACCGTATACCACTTAAATTTGTACAAACTCTTGAACTAATGATGGTGGCAGGTGACCCAGTCAATCTGCTATCACCTTGGCTGCAGACTCAGGCATCCCTGCACTTTTGGGGGCCTGCCCCCACttcctggcttctccctgctgtTGGCACAGGTTTTCGGATCAAAGTCGGGGGAACCTAGAAGCCACGAAcagggagggcctgaaggctgggggCCAGGCTACCAGTCCCACCTATAGGAGTGGGAACTGGTGTCTTTTCCAGGCCTGTCTGTGGCCACCCATGggccaatcagcatgcacttcctcccctctgaggcccaCAAAAAGCCCCAGTCTCAGGCAGAGCTGAGCAGAGGGAGGGATGACCAGCAGAGGGAGGGATGACCAGCAGAAGGGAGAAGTTACCCTCTCTGCTAAGAGCTTCAGAAAGCTACAAACATGGCAGAACCTGCCTGTGGAGAGTAGCTATCCCCTCCACGGCCTCCTCTTTCCTGAGAGCAGCAGACCTTTGGACGACCTGCCTGCAAAGAGCAGCTACcttctccagggcctcctctttGCTGAGAGCTGAGAGGAGTTACCCTCTCCAGGGCCTTTTCTCTGTTGAGAGCGGAACACTTGAGGGACCACCTGCCTGCCGACAGATGGGAGCTACCCACTGCGCGTCTCCTTCTGAGCTGTTCTAACACTAAATGAGGCTCCGCTTCATCTTGTTCACCCTTCATTTGTCTGCCTACCTGGACGCAGGACAAGACCTGGGGCACCACAGGCAAAGAAAGGCACCACCAGCAACAGGCTTCTGGGGGAAGAAAACCACCCACCCCAAAGATCAACCATAACACTAACATAACCAAAATTTCAAATCTAAAAATTTAATGCACTCAATTGTACAAACTGCCAAAAACTAGATACCACTTTTCATCTTTAACATTGTAAAATCCTCAGACTCttacaagaacaaaataaaaccaaaaagaacacATTGAATGATTTTAATTTGTGTGACAGACTACATGCTCCAAGCGCAGAACCAAAGGTAAAACCTTCCATTTTGTTCATGGTTATTACACAAGTAATTACACAAGTCCAGTGTATAAACACTACCTGAACACATAGTAAGTtctaagaataataaatattacatgaaaaaagTTAACAAGCATTTATTCAATACTCAAACAGATATTCATCAAAATGAGGTAGATCTAATGGGTCACTTGCTAAAGCACTTAATGATGAGGGTGGAAAAAACTCATCAAAAATACCATTCTTTATGGGACTCTCCAAGTTTAATGTTCTAACGCAGGCATTATTTGTCAGAGAATCTGGCTGAACTTCACATGGATTTTTCTTGGTGGGGCTACAATAATTATGGTCCTGTCTCAGATGTGTGTTCTGGGAAACATCATTTAATTCACTTGGTACTGGTGATGGGATATCACTATCTCCCATTCCCAAATGCCTAAAGTCACCTTCCCCATTTTCTGACGGCTCTGCTGAAACAGCAGTTGTAGGAGACAATAATTCTGCTAAAATTTCTTCATGAGTTTGACTACCATACAGGGAAACACCAGGAACACTGGTGCATGCAGACTCACTGGCAATATCAATTTGATAAGGTAGCTCATTTAACAAGTCCTCTATTGATTCACAATCATTTGGAGACCCACCCTGGGACACCTGTTCTAGATTTTCACTTGGAGCTGTTCCACTTTGTGGGGAAGACATTAGAGCAgctaatttcttcttttgtgcCTTCAGTTTTTTGCGAAGTTTTAGACGGAGTTTATGAATCTGACCTTCCACCAAGTCTTCATGGTTTGATGAAGAAACACCATTTCCATGAGAACTGTGCTTGAGTTGAGTGCTACATGAGGTGCTTCCAGACTTTTCCAAAACTTCTGAAGCAGCATGAGCATGCAGGGGGGCAGCTGTGCCATCAGACGACGGAGGGACTGCTGGTGGCTTACTGATGGGAGGAGGCTTAGTCGCACTCCTACGAGCTTTCTTGGATACATGGCTGGCCTTCTGATTTATACCTTTAGTTTTAAAGCCACCAAAATTATTTACCCCTTTAACTGCAGGTTGTAAATCAGTTATACTGTTTCTATTATGAGCTGCAACACAGAGTGGCATAAAAGAAGCACCTCTGCTTATTAAGCCTTTAACCCAACTGCCCACAAATGGcttcttctgattttctttcagaGACTGATTCTGTAGTAACCTAGATGCGGTCAGAGAATCTGCTgtagtttcttctttcttcaaattAGATACCTGAGATGTGACATGTTCTGGTTTTAATTGTTCAGTTTTGGGTGTAGGGACCTGTTTTAACTGAGCATCCCTCTCAATTTCTACTGACTTCACTGCCTGTGTAAGACCAGTAGCATGAGTGTTACTCACAAATTTCGTACTTACAGTACCTTCTCTATTCAGCCGTGCTGACTGCATGTTGGTAGTTACAACTTGGGATGGAAAACTTATGCTTACAAATTGGTCCTGGATAAGCTTTTCTTTCAATGGAGCTGATACTGAAGAAGCCATTAGTGATTCTCGTGATTGCAAAGTACTTGTTTTGAGAATCCCTGTATTTTCTGCTACAAGTGTATTTTCTAACAGGAAAGCTTCAGAATTTAACTGTGAAACTGAGGCTGTTTTGTGGGTAGTTTCTTCAAGTATCAAAGGTAAAATATTGTCAACCAAACCTTTGGAACCTGAAAGTGCGTGCTCTCCATGAGTTACAGCTGAGTCCTGTGAAAGAGTATGATGGGCGACTGATGTATCTTTAGGGTGAGTTACTGAGGCTGTGTCAGCTGAGGCAGCATCACCCACAGAAAGGGACGTTGAAGATACTGGTTCCTCATTACCGACAGTGTGTTGGTCATTAGTCTTTCTAAGTGGAAGGCAGGCAGCTTCTCTATCTGTCACTTGGGatgtttttctttcccaaataACAATATGTATCTCTGAAGCAGGCACTTCAAATTTCTTATGCCTCTCAGAACATGGGCCTTTTAAGTCATCACATTCCAGCCAACTTcctggaagagagaaaagaagtgaaaGTTAGATATGAAAAAATCACCACCCTAGGTTAACTTTCTTCTGGCCTTTTCAACTGTTCTATCATTGAATACCCACCAAAGGAGAAGACTCTAAAACATGgtcttagctgggcgtggtggctcacgtgtgtaatcctagcactttggagggttgaggtgggtggatcacctgaggtcagaagttcaagaccagcctggccatcatggtgaaacccatctttaaaaaaaaaaaaaaaaaattaaaaaacaaaacaaaacatggccTTGACCTTGTCACCATTGTCTCACGTTAAAGTCCTTAGACAGAGTATATTTAACTTTTGCAATTTAGAATTTCGTTATCACCTAATTTATCCAGTAACATCAGAAAACAGaatgtttcatatatataaattttcgtGATAAATGAAGCTTGTTACCCAAAGGATCAATATTCATTTGAATTCCTGTTGTATTTCTGACCTTGCATTTTCACATTTGTCAAGAGAATGAGATGATGGATGATAAGAGAAGAGTTGAGAAATGAGAAGGATGCACTGCCAAATACTGAGATATGAATACACAACATGGGAAAAGCCCATTACTTATAGCAGTGTGGTCGCTGGTAGTTACTTTTGCTTTCACAATTTCAGTGGTGCAGTATTGACAGGGGCCCTTATGTCGTCAACTAAAGCATGAATGAAGAGTAGGAAGGTAACCTGTTTAAaccattccttaaaaaaaaaaaaaaaaaaaaaaaaagacacccattaggatggatattattttaaaaatagaaaacagcaaatgttggcaaaaatgtggagaaatcggAATCCTTGTGtaatgctggtgggaatgcagaaTGGCACAACTGCTGTGAAAACGGTCTGGCAGTTCATCCAAAAGTTACACACAGAATTACCACtgagacccagcaattccacttgtaGGTATACACCAAGAAGAACGAAAAGCAGGGACTTTCAGTTCCTTGTCCACCAATGTTCagagcagcactattcacaatagccaaatgtCCATCACAGATAAATGGCTAACACATATACTACTACTCAGCCTTAGAAAGGAGTGACATTCTGCGATGTGCTACAACACAAATGAAGCTTCCAAatgtgctgagtgaaataagccagacacaaaaggacaaatcaCTTTCACTTCTGTAAGGTATCTATAATAGacagattcacagagacagaaagtagaatagtggttaccaggggtttGGGGTGGAAGGATGCAGAGTTACTGTTCAATGAGTAGAGTTTCTGTTTGGCTTGAGGAAAAAGTTCGGATGGTGATGGTGGCtgcacagcattgtgaatgtattcAGTGCCAATGAATTGTACACTTACGAATGTTactatggtaaattttatgttatatacattttgCCACtgcaacaaaaaaatataaaaagtacagCTGAGAAGTAAAGAAAGGTGGCTAGGTGCTAATAGGTGGTATGGGGTTAAGGAaaggtatctttcttttttttttttttctgagacggagtttcactctgtcacccaggctggagtgcagtggtgcaatcgtggctcactggaacctccgcctcctaggttggagcaatctcctgcctcagcctcccaagtagctgggattataggtgtgcgccaccacacccagctgatttttgtatttttagtagagacggggttttaccatgttggctaggctggtcttgaactcctgacctcaggtgatccacccacctcagcctcccagagtgctgggattacaggcatgagccactgtgcctagccaaggGAAGGTATATTTCTCTACATTTTACTTACTACTACATGATAATTTGAAAAAAGCTAACCACAGGCACAGATGAGTAACAACCTTTCTTAATAATCAACAAATATCTGTACTTTCATTAGAGACTTATCAAAACAATCCACACTTCCACTATATAATCAGTATCTACACATCTATGaaacaaaaaatcaatacaaaaagcATAATGTCATGGTAATTGTGGCACAGCAAATATGTAGcttactctatttctttttttgtctttttttttcctttttgtggagaatggggtctcgctatattgcccaggcaggtctcgaactcctgggctcaagctatcctcctgcctctgcctcccgaaaccaaatgtaataaattaataaatcatgATGTCAAACACCATCATATTTACTACAAAACATTTCCTATTTCTTGGATTATAATAGTGAGCACCTGAAGCACTGTATTTTTCCTAAGGagtatattattttagaaaacattattttagcaGTAGAGAAGTGGCCAACATAGTGGTCATCATTTTATGTTGCAAAACATGTTTAGAGACACTTGATCTTAAATATTTGGTGTGCTCAGTTTCTTTTCCTTGTCCGGCGCATCTATTCGTTTTTGAAGAAAGATTTCTAAGAGTACACATAGAAAACGCATTTGATttccaggtgttgtggctcacgcccataatccagcactttgggaggccgagcaggcagatcacaaggtcaggaggtcgagaccatcctgatcaacatggtggaaccccgtctctactaaagatacaaaaattagttgggcgtggtgtcacatgctggtaatcccagctacatgggaggctgaatcagaaaaatcgcttgaaccaggcagtcagaggttgtggtgagctgagatcgctccactgcactttagcctggcaacacagttaagactctgtctcaaaaaaaagaaaactcatttgaCACATCTACCATAGTTACTTTTTCATGCTGAAAAAGACCACATCTTAAGATtatgagaggaaaaaaagtacTCGCCACCAGGCTTCAAAGGCTTCCTATAAAGAACTAAtcttgaggccgggcacagtggctcatgcctgtaattccaatactttgggaggctgaggcgggcgcatcatgaggtcgggagtttgagaccaacctgactaacatggtgaaacctcgtctctactaaaaacacaaaaattagcctggcgtggtagcacatgcctgtaattccagctacttgggaggctgaggcaggacaatcgcctgaatctgggagggagaggttgcagtgagctgagattgtgccattgcactccagcctgggcaacagagtgagactctgtctcaaaaaaaaaaaaaagaactaatctTGAGGAATGCAAAgattaagaaaggaaaaagagacctTTCCTTACACATTCCCCAAAGGGAAAAAGCTAAAgaccaaattaaaatatttattaaaatataagatcTGATATTAAAAAAAGTAAACCGAGAACATAAGTCACATAACAGGCACGAATTCTGGTAAGtttcaaaagggaaaacaaaatatgCTCAGAGATCTGCTAAtcccccacatacacacaaaacaaaactgttcatTAAACATGTGGTTAATGTGGCTACACCCTTACCTACTACCTGAACCTGTTACTTCCCATTAAATAGAAAACTTGATGTATCTTTTGTTTGCCTCTGTCAGTGGTTCTCTACCACATGACCCACtctggaatcacctgggaagcttttaaaGCAATGTTTAAAATAGTACTGccatagcatgtgcctgtagtcccagctactcaggaggctgaggcaggaggatcatttgagcccaggagtttgacaacagcctgggcaacatagtgagaccttgtctcaaaaagaaaaacgaaagaaggagagaaagagagagagaaaagagaaagtgagaaaaagggagggagggagggagggaggaagggaggcaggcaggcaggcaggcaggaaggcaggccaGCCAAAAACCAATACCAAAAACACCCAATATTGATATTTGGGCCTAACCATCAAGGGTGATCTAAGTTACAACTTGGAAATGTTTAGAAGCTGGCCAAATGATTCTTATATGCTGTCAGGGTTAGGAACCATGCTGAACTTGAAGTGGATTGATCAATctttgaaatgcaaaaaaaaaagttaaaataagttGGTTCATATTGTGAAGAACTACCTCCTCTCAAATCTGAAAGAGGGGAAAACCTTAAGGTAATAATTACATTTATGATATAAGTTAcagtttgtaaaatgcttttataATACAGTATTGTGTCATCCATTCAAACCATCCCCAGGAG
This window of the Saimiri boliviensis isolate mSaiBol1 chromosome 16, mSaiBol1.pri, whole genome shotgun sequence genome carries:
- the USPL1 gene encoding SUMO-specific isopeptidase USPL1 isoform X3 — protein: MMDSPKIGNGLPVIGPGADIGVSSLHMVGYLGKNYDPAKVPSDGYCPACREKGKLKALKTYRISFQESISLCEDLQCIYPLGSKSLNNLISPDSEECHTPHKPQKRKNLESSYKDSLLLANSKKTRNCIVTDNEQILNSKHNGEVYDENSSNLPGSNGQQNPIRTADSLEPNEILEADTVDMATTKDPATGDVSGTGRPSLQSEGCTSKLETPLERKCTSFPQTLCVQWKNAYALCWLDCILSALVHLEELKNTVTGLCSKEESVFWLLFTKYNQANRLLYTNQLSDVKDGDCKKLTSEIFAEIETCLNEVRDEIFSRLQPQLRCTLGDMESPVFAFPLLLKLEPRIEKLFLSSFSWDFKCSQCGHQYQNRCMKSLITFTNVIPEWHPLNAAHFGPCNNCSSKSQIRKMILEKVSPIFMLHFVEGLPQNDLEHYAFHFEGCLYQITSVIQYQANNHFITWILDADGSWLECDDLKGPCSERHKKFEVPASEIHIVIWERKTSQVTDREAACLPLRKTNDQHTVGNEEPVSSTSLSVGDAASADTASVTHPKDTSVAHHTLSQDSAVTHGEHALSGSKGLVDNILPLILEETTHKTASVSQLNSEAFLLENTLVAENTGILKTSTLQSRESLMASSVSAPLKEKLIQDQFVSISFPSQVVTTNMQSARLNREGTVSTKFVSNTHATGLTQAVKSVEIERDAQLKQVPTPKTEQLKPEHVTSQVSNLKKEETTADSLTASRLLQNQSLKENQKKPFVGSWVKGLISRGASFMPLCVAAHNRNSITDLQPAVKGVNNFGGFKTKGINQKASHVSKKARRSATKPPPISKPPAVPPSSDGTAAPLHAHAASEVLEKSGSTSCSTQLKHSSHGNGVSSSNHEDLVEGQIHKLRLKLRKKLKAQKKKLAALMSSPQSGTAPSENLEQVSQGGSPNDCESIEDLLNELPYQIDIASESACTSVPGVSLYGSQTHEEILAELLSPTTAVSAEPSENGEGDFRHLGMGDSDIPSPVPSELNDVSQNTHLRQDHNYCSPTKKNPCEVQPDSLTNNACVRTLNLESPIKNGIFDEFFPPSSLSALASDPLDLPHFDEYLFEY
- the USPL1 gene encoding SUMO-specific isopeptidase USPL1 isoform X1 — encoded protein: MMDSPKIGNGLPVIGPGADIGVSSLHMVGYLGKNYDPAKVPSDGYCPACREKGKLKALKTYRISFQESISLCEDLQCIYPLGSKSLNNLISPDSEECHTPHKPQKRKNLESSYKDSLLLANSKKTRNCIVTDNEQILNSKHNGEVYDENSSNLPGSNGQQNPIRTADSLEPNEILEADTVDMATTKDPATGDVSGTGRPSLQSEGCTSKLETPLERKCTSFPQTLCVQWKNAYALCWLDCILSALVHLEELKNTVTGLCSKEESVFWLLFTKYNQANRLLYTNQLSDVKDGDCKKLTSEIFAEIETCLNEVRDEIFSRLQPQLRCTLGDMESPVFAFPLLLKLEPRIEKLFLSSFSWDFKCSQCGHQYQNRCMKSLITFTNVIPEWHPLNAAHFGPCNNCSSKSQIRKMILEKVSPIFMLHFVEGLPQNDLEHYAFHFEGCLYQITSVIQYQANNHFITWILDADDGFHHDGQAGLELLTSGDPPTSTLQSARITHVSHHAQLRPCFRVFSFGSWLECDDLKGPCSERHKKFEVPASEIHIVIWERKTSQVTDREAACLPLRKTNDQHTVGNEEPVSSTSLSVGDAASADTASVTHPKDTSVAHHTLSQDSAVTHGEHALSGSKGLVDNILPLILEETTHKTASVSQLNSEAFLLENTLVAENTGILKTSTLQSRESLMASSVSAPLKEKLIQDQFVSISFPSQVVTTNMQSARLNREGTVSTKFVSNTHATGLTQAVKSVEIERDAQLKQVPTPKTEQLKPEHVTSQVSNLKKEETTADSLTASRLLQNQSLKENQKKPFVGSWVKGLISRGASFMPLCVAAHNRNSITDLQPAVKGVNNFGGFKTKGINQKASHVSKKARRSATKPPPISKPPAVPPSSDGTAAPLHAHAASEVLEKSGSTSCSTQLKHSSHGNGVSSSNHEDLVEGQIHKLRLKLRKKLKAQKKKLAALMSSPQSGTAPSENLEQVSQGGSPNDCESIEDLLNELPYQIDIASESACTSVPGVSLYGSQTHEEILAELLSPTTAVSAEPSENGEGDFRHLGMGDSDIPSPVPSELNDVSQNTHLRQDHNYCSPTKKNPCEVQPDSLTNNACVRTLNLESPIKNGIFDEFFPPSSLSALASDPLDLPHFDEYLFEY
- the USPL1 gene encoding SUMO-specific isopeptidase USPL1 isoform X2 translates to MMDSPKIGNGLPVIGPGADIGNYDPAKVPSDGYCPACREKGKLKALKTYRISFQESISLCEDLQCIYPLGSKSLNNLISPDSEECHTPHKPQKRKNLESSYKDSLLLANSKKTRNCIVTDNEQILNSKHNGEVYDENSSNLPGSNGQQNPIRTADSLEPNEILEADTVDMATTKDPATGDVSGTGRPSLQSEGCTSKLETPLERKCTSFPQTLCVQWKNAYALCWLDCILSALVHLEELKNTVTGLCSKEESVFWLLFTKYNQANRLLYTNQLSDVKDGDCKKLTSEIFAEIETCLNEVRDEIFSRLQPQLRCTLGDMESPVFAFPLLLKLEPRIEKLFLSSFSWDFKCSQCGHQYQNRCMKSLITFTNVIPEWHPLNAAHFGPCNNCSSKSQIRKMILEKVSPIFMLHFVEGLPQNDLEHYAFHFEGCLYQITSVIQYQANNHFITWILDADDGFHHDGQAGLELLTSGDPPTSTLQSARITHVSHHAQLRPCFRVFSFGSWLECDDLKGPCSERHKKFEVPASEIHIVIWERKTSQVTDREAACLPLRKTNDQHTVGNEEPVSSTSLSVGDAASADTASVTHPKDTSVAHHTLSQDSAVTHGEHALSGSKGLVDNILPLILEETTHKTASVSQLNSEAFLLENTLVAENTGILKTSTLQSRESLMASSVSAPLKEKLIQDQFVSISFPSQVVTTNMQSARLNREGTVSTKFVSNTHATGLTQAVKSVEIERDAQLKQVPTPKTEQLKPEHVTSQVSNLKKEETTADSLTASRLLQNQSLKENQKKPFVGSWVKGLISRGASFMPLCVAAHNRNSITDLQPAVKGVNNFGGFKTKGINQKASHVSKKARRSATKPPPISKPPAVPPSSDGTAAPLHAHAASEVLEKSGSTSCSTQLKHSSHGNGVSSSNHEDLVEGQIHKLRLKLRKKLKAQKKKLAALMSSPQSGTAPSENLEQVSQGGSPNDCESIEDLLNELPYQIDIASESACTSVPGVSLYGSQTHEEILAELLSPTTAVSAEPSENGEGDFRHLGMGDSDIPSPVPSELNDVSQNTHLRQDHNYCSPTKKNPCEVQPDSLTNNACVRTLNLESPIKNGIFDEFFPPSSLSALASDPLDLPHFDEYLFEY